Genomic window (Tolypothrix sp. NIES-4075):
CATTTTCTAAAGCGTTGCGCTTGGATGTACCAACTACTGGGAATTAATGCACCAGCAAGAAAGCGATCGCGTGTTGCTGGATCGAAATCTTGGGGACGTTCGCGCAATTTTTCTAAATGCAGATTTGCACCCTCGCTTGCGGTAATCACAAATGCTGCTGCACGAGCGCGATGTGCTTCTGGTATTGTGATATAATCTCGTACATCCAAAGCACGAGCAACTTGTTCAACTGCTGCTAACGCTTGCGGATTTGCTCCTTTGATAAAATAATCATCAGCAACCGCAATTCGCAGATTATCTATATTTTGTGTTAAATTGCGCGTTTCTATAGGGGGACGCTTTGTACAAATCGGATCGCGATCGTCTTCACCTTGAAGCACATCAAAAGCGATCGCAATATCGCGTACCGAAGTAGCAAAAGGTCCAATGTGGTCAAAACTGCTGGAAAATAAAGCTACACCAGCACGAGACAACCTACCATAAGTCGGTTTCAAACCAAAAATACCACAAAAAGCCGCCGGAACGCGAATAGAACCATTAGTATCAGAACCCAGCGTCAGCGGAACCAACCCCGCAGCAACCGCAGCAGCTGAACCACCAGAAGAACCACCAGCTACCCGACTTAAATCATGGGGGTTGTGAGTAGCACCATAATGAGAATTTTCCGTCACAAAACCATAAGCGTACTCATCCATATTTAAAGCACCAACCAGAACCGCACCCGCTTGCTTCAATTTTGCTACCGCAGTTGCATCTTGAATTGCTGGGGGATTTTCCGCATTAATTTTCGATCCTGCCAAAGTTGTTAAACCAGCAACATCAAAAAGATTTTTTACCGCAAAGGTCACCCCCGCAAGCATTCCCGCATAATTACCTTGCGCTATTTCCCCATCTATGCGTGCAGCAGAATGCATTGCACATTCAGCAGTGACATTCGTAAAACAATTTAACTCATTATCCCGCGCTGCAATTCGTTTTAAAGCAGCTTCAGTAACATCCACCGCACTAACTTTGCCTTCACGCACAGCAGCTGCAATTGATAAAGCATCATTCATAATTCAAAAATTGGTGCAGCTTCAACATCATCCGGTAACTCAAACGAATTCACAATTTGAGCGATCGCCTTAATTCTCTCAAAATTTGCCACCACACCATCCCGATATTCATCCCTCAACCGCAAATCCACCAACAACCCCATCAAATCTACATACTCACCCACATCAAACTTTCTCTCCATCCCTCCTCCTTCTTGGCATCCTTGGCGTCTTGGCGGTAGCCTGCGGCAAGCCGCTTTGCGTCTACGTTATACTAAATCTACAACTCCTAGCGGCAACTCAAAAAACCCATCCTCACCACACACAAACTCAACCACCTTCAAAACAGCATCAAC
Coding sequences:
- a CDS encoding AtzE family amidohydrolase, with the translated sequence MNDALSIAAAVREGKVSAVDVTEAALKRIAARDNELNCFTNVTAECAMHSAARIDGEIAQGNYAGMLAGVTFAVKNLFDVAGLTTLAGSKINAENPPAIQDATAVAKLKQAGAVLVGALNMDEYAYGFVTENSHYGATHNPHDLSRVAGGSSGGSAAAVAAGLVPLTLGSDTNGSIRVPAAFCGIFGLKPTYGRLSRAGVALFSSSFDHIGPFATSVRDIAIAFDVLQGEDDRDPICTKRPPIETRNLTQNIDNLRIAVADDYFIKGANPQALAAVEQVARALDVRDYITIPEAHRARAAAFVITASEGANLHLEKLRERPQDFDPATRDRFLAGALIPSSWYIQAQRFRKWYRDRVREIFQNVDVIIAPTTPCPAPLIGQETMILDGEEILVRPHLGLYTQPLSFIGLPVLSVPIQQENGLPLGVQLIAAPYNEALILQVASVLEAKGIVGAKIVDF
- a CDS encoding DUF4089 domain-containing protein → MERKFDVGEYVDLMGLLVDLRLRDEYRDGVVANFERIKAIAQIVNSFELPDDVEAAPIFEL